From a region of the Aeoliella mucimassa genome:
- a CDS encoding alpha-amylase family protein, with the protein MSTQTTVIAGNVEASAAFGQATMAFDGRTLTVSTGVVLREWQITNHGLATTRVLYGNAKQWSEASPCETDCDWSLGNLGEGHLRSLSAQQDNDEGFTDDHLQVVAVFEYPTSHVAVRYVVWAYPNAPGLRTQLQLKALPGYEPAGGPWTPQIVETFTAAPLMRHRTAFGLMQGIRTTSRSGLLEEQSISPLTSTINWANGVVMGNADGGAILIKESNKHTRLSENSDLATGGFDFVGNQVAVTGAGNLPSDLSTSDFCTCWATWLVLFEGNDIDAQLAIKQFDRRRFPVDPARDIYILANTWGTEDLRPECLHAAREENVLRELESVADLGIDVLQIDDGWQTPEWTTAATAKQVQRGKEAADRFGNYPVYPEGWSRVQTRAKELGVKLGLWAAWTAPIDALESNCDAGGFEYFKLDFAHLDTKARYDGLASKARQLIEHSGYLASVNWDVTETAPRMGYFTGREYGNIYLANRKTATVRSDVQYVPHCVLRDAWHLSKYVNLNKFQVTVQNVDNVREGAPTDAGLHSHSYAVAISLMSSPIFFQETHYYEGAARDEIRNLLAIYKQHREAMYQGYVFPIGDEPDNASWTGFQNHNTETGEGYLTIFRERLNDSPQEKIQLNFLDGKQLEFVDLLTNKTWTQTVGPEGEIELTIPDSPGFLFLKYESK; encoded by the coding sequence ATGTCTACACAAACGACAGTAATTGCTGGAAATGTCGAAGCTTCAGCTGCGTTTGGTCAGGCAACGATGGCGTTTGATGGTAGGACATTAACCGTCTCCACGGGAGTTGTGTTGCGCGAATGGCAGATTACCAACCATGGTCTGGCCACGACCCGTGTGCTGTATGGCAATGCCAAACAATGGTCAGAGGCCTCACCCTGCGAAACAGACTGCGACTGGTCGCTAGGCAATCTAGGGGAGGGGCACCTTAGGTCGCTCTCAGCACAGCAGGACAACGACGAGGGCTTTACCGATGATCATCTTCAGGTGGTCGCCGTGTTTGAATATCCCACTAGCCATGTCGCGGTGCGTTACGTCGTGTGGGCCTATCCCAACGCCCCCGGCCTGCGCACTCAGCTACAACTGAAGGCGTTACCTGGATACGAACCCGCCGGCGGTCCATGGACTCCGCAGATTGTAGAGACATTCACGGCCGCCCCCCTAATGAGACACCGGACTGCTTTTGGCTTGATGCAGGGGATTAGGACCACTAGTCGATCAGGACTACTTGAAGAGCAGTCGATTTCGCCACTGACATCCACCATTAACTGGGCTAATGGCGTCGTGATGGGTAACGCTGACGGGGGGGCAATTCTTATCAAAGAATCGAACAAGCACACCCGACTTAGCGAGAACAGCGACCTGGCGACCGGCGGGTTCGATTTTGTCGGAAACCAAGTGGCAGTCACAGGTGCCGGAAATCTTCCTAGCGACCTATCCACCAGCGACTTCTGCACCTGCTGGGCAACCTGGTTAGTGCTGTTCGAAGGGAATGATATTGACGCTCAGTTAGCGATCAAGCAGTTTGACCGCCGCCGATTTCCAGTGGATCCCGCCCGCGATATTTACATCCTGGCAAATACATGGGGCACCGAAGACCTCCGCCCCGAGTGCCTGCATGCAGCACGGGAAGAGAACGTCCTGCGAGAACTCGAATCGGTAGCCGACCTTGGCATCGACGTCCTGCAAATAGACGATGGCTGGCAAACGCCGGAATGGACCACCGCCGCCACGGCCAAGCAGGTGCAAAGGGGAAAGGAAGCGGCCGACAGGTTTGGAAACTATCCGGTTTACCCCGAGGGGTGGTCTCGTGTCCAAACTCGGGCCAAAGAGTTGGGAGTGAAACTTGGGCTATGGGCCGCTTGGACCGCCCCGATTGACGCCCTGGAGTCGAATTGTGATGCGGGAGGGTTCGAGTATTTCAAACTCGATTTTGCCCATCTCGACACAAAAGCCCGGTACGATGGCCTCGCCAGCAAAGCTCGGCAACTTATCGAGCACTCGGGATATCTGGCCAGCGTGAATTGGGACGTCACCGAGACCGCCCCCCGCATGGGTTATTTTACCGGTCGCGAATATGGCAATATTTATCTGGCGAACCGTAAGACTGCGACTGTCCGGAGTGATGTGCAATACGTACCGCATTGCGTCTTGCGCGATGCCTGGCACCTGTCAAAGTATGTGAATCTGAACAAGTTTCAGGTAACAGTGCAAAACGTAGACAACGTCCGCGAAGGGGCTCCGACCGACGCCGGCCTGCACTCGCATAGCTACGCAGTGGCCATTTCTCTCATGTCGAGTCCTATTTTCTTTCAGGAAACGCATTACTACGAAGGTGCTGCCCGCGACGAAATACGAAACCTGCTTGCCATTTACAAGCAACACCGCGAGGCCATGTACCAAGGTTATGTGTTTCCTATCGGCGACGAGCCCGACAATGCAAGTTGGACTGGTTTTCAGAACCATAATACTGAAACCGGCGAGGGCTATCTAACCATCTTCCGCGAGCGACTCAATGACTCGCCTCAGGAGAAGATTCAGTTGAACTTCCTGGATGGTAAACAATTGGAGTTCGTCGATTTGCTCACGAATAAAACGTGGACA
- a CDS encoding DUF1559 family PulG-like putative transporter produces the protein MEENVRYFRSRNAFTLVELLVVIAIIGILVALLLPAVQAAREAARRSACQNNVKQLSLAVLNFESQYGRLPEGALGRPPKDVNHAYPQVQPRTPFIAFIFSFIEQNERADLWDPDKDSYSQDIATHGPLAVMHCQSDQQILYPTKQDAKGNYGINWGEWTYGQQLAPDPTDRTQVIDKTKPYAPFWLEYGANIAHITDGTSNTLCMMEMRQAPTTDSGTPTFDRRGRIWNDDVSSYQITTRYEPNSTTPDFAACPSSASEVLRMAEDGIPCTSNPGNAANTGYMSARSLHPGGVMVSFIDGSSRFISDDIDLTVWRAYSTKSRGEVTDTL, from the coding sequence ATGGAGGAAAACGTGCGATACTTCAGATCGAGGAACGCTTTCACGCTAGTGGAGCTTCTAGTTGTCATTGCAATCATTGGCATCTTGGTCGCTCTGCTATTACCAGCCGTTCAGGCGGCTCGAGAAGCCGCGCGGCGAAGTGCCTGCCAAAACAACGTTAAGCAGTTGTCGCTCGCTGTTTTGAATTTTGAGTCACAGTACGGGCGACTCCCCGAAGGTGCTTTAGGGCGACCGCCGAAAGACGTGAACCACGCGTACCCCCAAGTTCAGCCCCGCACTCCATTCATTGCGTTTATTTTTTCGTTTATCGAGCAGAATGAAAGAGCCGACTTGTGGGACCCCGACAAGGACAGTTACAGCCAAGATATCGCCACTCATGGTCCGTTAGCGGTGATGCATTGCCAGAGTGATCAGCAAATCCTCTACCCCACCAAGCAGGATGCCAAAGGCAACTACGGCATTAACTGGGGCGAATGGACCTACGGCCAACAGCTAGCGCCCGATCCGACCGACCGCACTCAAGTAATTGACAAGACCAAGCCTTACGCACCGTTCTGGCTGGAGTATGGCGCTAATATCGCCCACATTACCGACGGCACGTCCAATACGCTGTGCATGATGGAAATGCGACAAGCTCCGACCACCGATTCCGGCACCCCGACTTTTGATCGTCGCGGCCGGATCTGGAACGACGATGTCAGTTCGTACCAGATAACGACTCGTTACGAGCCAAACTCTACGACTCCAGACTTTGCCGCCTGCCCGAGTAGCGCCAGTGAGGTGCTGCGGATGGCGGAGGACGGAATTCCCTGCACCAGTAACCCCGGCAATGCGGCGAACACGGGTTACATGTCGGCTCGGAGCCTACACCCCGGTGGTGTCATGGTGTCGTTCATCGATGGCTCGTCTCGGTTTATCTCGGACGACATCGACTTGACCGTTTGGCGGGCCTACTCGACCAAGTCGAGGGGGGAGGTCACTGACACACTATGA
- a CDS encoding PEP-CTERM sorting domain-containing protein: protein MTIRFCCVIGIVVLLETSVLADTQVDRLYRMGDDASETAASNGGTVALTFDSIGTVFSDGDLQDLAATGTPTYVDISSDRPLPADASNVFAISFNGVDTYLAGDPLNLPSTSAANVNASSPILGNYDGLVDRGYQFWAKPDASGIGNYQQVVSDGGRHAVNVNGDGEWVAVYNGSYVTSGILASTTEWTHLMQVRPSYETGSIMYINGLAAVTQSGGYASSASGYLTVGSNAEGTGGYYAGLVDELEMFVLGDNGIISSEFNYATDNDYFTEVFLPSASSPGYSAGEAWIVGDANFDGTVNDDDVNAFLDGWLSSNEDRVTGNGGAAGDYLSIGTGDFDLDGVTDRDDWFILRQAYLAATGSELSLPISVPEPASACILGIALGGLALWRKNSAKWSIAALFLALLAMTGSTASAQVTITHDGQNDPCNVFFTNVTPLSSYTTFFEGDASNVAQGRGSSFFAPDTGDANTGWSLDEITVRWDDNGNRYPASDLGVRLTIVQWPTTDPADFSTSPTDGQLPGTIIYQQTGTLPTLTPQTDLVDGDRLRLTLDSTVFLQQNVPYAFLVDFDPTTGTKDNESVRLEITNSSGVVPGHLWAVTQDAATGEVLTSGANTGQDLAFYLGGTATAGTTVLPILTIDRDSGNMTLRNDTAEDYSMVSYDFLATTIGRFDQAGWSTIESQGLDTDDTWVKFTAPESVSDLAEGTFGEYTLVSGGEINFGNAWQKSPVEDVVLTIQDIDGNDISVVVEYTGNGGNAFALGDFDVNGTVDALDWAILRDNLLADVSSLETFDAYFQGDLNADGVVNVFDFAEFRTSFELENGAGSFAQMVSSVPEPSSLLLMAAASCVALIGRRSARLRAGVALLLALVAGAIAAPSAQAQNLITNGEFVITYSGTIPSEWRTRPQDKDQSGGVAPGSDSAPITWTNGATATGLPVGEVITLPGWGAVNNVGQGATLNHLSNEYPSSQSDGDDLNAVALIRYNDDAYYTQTIPAASLMPNTTYTLSAGLGGRGQTDDTWVSNLRDAALIGLFAGGNEVASVDFSVVDSKPLDSADPLDNFSVIYTTGSVVTDLEVRLGSRDAGIGGNAQLFGFDNVEFFAGVVQDPLKLNLVVDMTNGHVRIDGATENDLSINYYQISSSNSLLLEGTWNSLQDQDIEGNGQSTDGNGWEEAGQSSGNGIAEAYLQGDSLIGMGSSFANLGSIFDYEAGFSPVGDLTFSYRLADGIIEYGNISVGTVTPPTNIVGDYNGDGVVNLADYTVWRDNLGGNASTAFATDTRDPANTGPIGVSDYATWKSNFGASASSASAAQQAVPEPSAIVLISLFCGLCAVERRRASGK, encoded by the coding sequence GTGACAATCCGTTTCTGTTGTGTGATTGGCATTGTTGTGTTGTTGGAGACCTCGGTTCTGGCGGACACGCAAGTCGACCGTCTGTACCGTATGGGGGACGATGCCAGTGAAACGGCGGCTTCCAACGGCGGAACCGTCGCCCTGACATTCGACAGCATTGGCACCGTGTTTTCCGATGGCGATCTGCAGGACCTAGCCGCCACAGGAACTCCCACCTATGTCGACATCAGCAGCGATCGCCCGCTGCCGGCCGACGCATCAAACGTGTTCGCCATCTCCTTTAACGGTGTCGATACTTACTTGGCCGGGGATCCGCTCAATCTGCCATCTACGTCGGCAGCAAATGTTAACGCGTCTAGCCCGATTCTTGGTAACTACGATGGCCTTGTCGACCGTGGATACCAGTTCTGGGCCAAGCCCGACGCCAGCGGCATCGGCAATTACCAGCAAGTGGTAAGCGATGGCGGACGGCATGCGGTCAATGTCAATGGGGATGGCGAGTGGGTAGCAGTCTACAATGGCTCCTATGTAACCTCCGGAATCTTGGCATCGACCACAGAGTGGACTCATCTGATGCAGGTGCGCCCAAGTTATGAGACGGGCAGCATTATGTACATCAATGGCCTTGCAGCCGTCACCCAATCGGGAGGCTATGCGTCGAGTGCAAGTGGTTACCTGACGGTCGGATCGAATGCCGAAGGCACGGGAGGTTACTACGCTGGCTTGGTGGATGAATTGGAGATGTTCGTGCTTGGCGACAACGGTATCATTAGTTCGGAATTTAACTATGCAACCGACAACGACTACTTCACCGAGGTGTTTTTGCCTTCAGCCAGCTCGCCTGGCTACAGTGCTGGAGAAGCATGGATCGTCGGCGATGCCAACTTCGACGGCACCGTGAACGACGACGACGTAAACGCCTTCCTCGATGGCTGGCTTAGCTCGAATGAAGACAGAGTCACTGGCAATGGCGGAGCAGCTGGCGACTACCTTTCGATAGGTACTGGCGACTTCGATCTCGATGGCGTCACCGATCGGGACGACTGGTTCATCCTTCGGCAGGCTTATCTCGCGGCAACGGGTTCCGAGCTCTCGCTACCGATTAGCGTTCCCGAGCCTGCCAGCGCATGCATTCTTGGTATCGCATTGGGCGGCCTGGCCCTGTGGCGGAAGAACTCGGCCAAATGGTCAATCGCTGCGTTGTTTCTTGCCCTGCTTGCGATGACCGGCTCCACCGCGTCGGCACAGGTCACCATTACCCACGACGGGCAGAACGATCCCTGCAACGTTTTCTTCACTAACGTTACTCCCTTGTCATCCTATACCACATTTTTTGAAGGGGATGCTTCGAACGTGGCACAAGGTCGTGGCTCGTCGTTTTTTGCCCCCGATACAGGTGACGCCAATACCGGGTGGAGCCTGGATGAAATCACGGTTCGTTGGGATGACAACGGCAACCGGTATCCAGCAAGCGACCTTGGGGTGCGTTTGACGATCGTCCAATGGCCAACAACCGACCCAGCAGATTTTTCAACTTCCCCGACCGATGGGCAACTCCCCGGCACGATCATCTATCAGCAAACGGGCACCCTGCCAACCCTTACTCCTCAGACGGACCTAGTTGACGGCGACCGCTTGCGGTTGACGCTCGATTCGACTGTCTTTCTGCAACAAAACGTTCCCTACGCCTTTCTCGTCGACTTCGATCCCACTACGGGAACGAAGGACAACGAGAGTGTTCGCTTAGAGATCACAAACTCCTCAGGAGTTGTTCCAGGGCATTTATGGGCGGTTACTCAAGATGCAGCAACAGGAGAAGTGTTGACGTCGGGGGCAAATACCGGTCAGGACTTGGCCTTCTACCTGGGGGGCACCGCGACCGCCGGAACGACAGTACTACCCATACTGACTATCGATCGCGATAGCGGAAACATGACTCTCCGCAACGACACGGCTGAGGACTACTCGATGGTCTCTTACGACTTCCTTGCGACGACCATTGGCCGCTTTGATCAAGCCGGTTGGTCGACTATCGAATCGCAGGGACTCGACACCGACGACACATGGGTCAAGTTTACCGCCCCAGAGAGCGTGTCGGACCTTGCCGAAGGTACATTCGGCGAATACACGCTTGTGTCGGGCGGCGAGATCAACTTTGGTAACGCCTGGCAAAAGAGTCCCGTCGAGGATGTGGTGCTCACGATTCAAGATATCGATGGCAACGACATTTCCGTGGTGGTCGAGTACACCGGAAATGGCGGGAACGCATTTGCCTTGGGTGACTTCGATGTGAACGGCACCGTGGATGCACTCGATTGGGCTATCTTGCGTGACAATCTGTTGGCCGATGTCTCTTCGCTGGAGACTTTCGACGCCTATTTCCAAGGGGATCTCAACGCCGACGGGGTAGTGAACGTGTTCGATTTCGCAGAATTCAGGACCTCCTTTGAACTGGAGAACGGAGCCGGTAGCTTTGCACAAATGGTTAGTAGCGTGCCCGAACCGAGCAGCTTGCTGCTGATGGCTGCCGCCTCGTGTGTGGCCTTGATTGGGCGGCGTAGTGCCCGTTTGCGGGCTGGCGTTGCTTTGCTGCTAGCCCTCGTAGCCGGAGCAATCGCTGCCCCGTCCGCGCAGGCTCAGAATCTGATCACCAACGGTGAGTTCGTGATTACCTACAGCGGCACGATTCCAAGCGAATGGCGTACACGTCCGCAAGACAAAGACCAGAGCGGTGGTGTCGCCCCGGGCTCGGATTCGGCGCCGATCACTTGGACCAACGGAGCTACCGCCACCGGCTTGCCAGTCGGAGAGGTCATAACGCTACCCGGCTGGGGCGCAGTGAATAACGTCGGGCAAGGAGCTACTCTCAACCACCTATCCAACGAGTATCCCTCATCGCAATCCGACGGCGACGACCTAAACGCGGTGGCACTAATCCGTTACAACGACGACGCCTACTACACACAGACCATTCCAGCGGCGTCGCTGATGCCGAACACCACCTACACGCTCTCTGCAGGGTTAGGTGGCAGGGGACAGACGGACGACACGTGGGTCTCCAACCTGCGAGACGCGGCGCTCATCGGACTGTTTGCAGGAGGCAACGAGGTGGCGTCGGTCGATTTCTCAGTAGTGGACTCTAAGCCACTAGACTCTGCTGACCCGTTGGATAATTTCTCAGTAATCTACACTACCGGGTCGGTGGTCACTGACCTTGAGGTTCGTTTGGGCAGCCGCGACGCCGGCATCGGCGGCAACGCCCAATTGTTTGGGTTTGACAATGTCGAGTTTTTCGCGGGGGTAGTCCAAGATCCCCTGAAACTGAACCTTGTCGTCGACATGACCAACGGGCATGTCCGCATCGATGGGGCAACAGAAAACGATCTAAGCATCAACTATTACCAAATCAGCAGCAGCAACTCGCTGCTACTAGAGGGAACGTGGAACAGCCTGCAAGACCAGGACATCGAAGGCAATGGCCAGTCAACCGATGGCAACGGCTGGGAGGAAGCGGGCCAATCGAGTGGCAACGGAATTGCCGAAGCTTACCTTCAGGGGGATTCGCTAATCGGTATGGGATCCTCCTTTGCCAACCTGGGGAGCATTTTCGACTACGAGGCGGGATTCTCTCCTGTGGGCGACTTAACGTTTTCCTACCGGCTTGCCGATGGCATCATCGAATATGGCAATATCTCGGTGGGTACGGTGACACCACCTACCAACATTGTGGGCGACTACAACGGCGATGGAGTGGTTAACTTAGCTGACTATACCGTGTGGCGTGACAACCTAGGTGGCAACGCATCGACTGCGTTTGCCACCGACACACGCGACCCGGCTAACACGGGCCCCATCGGTGTCAGTGATTACGCCACGTGGAAGAGCAACTTTGGAGCCAGTGCGAGCTCCGCTAGCGCGGCGCAACAAGCCGTACCAGAACCTTCGGCAATCGTCCTTATTAGCCTCTTTTGTGGTTTGTGTGCGGTTGAACGACGTAGGGCTTCAGGCAAGTAG
- a CDS encoding sigma-70 family RNA polymerase sigma factor gives MAQESLQNEECDRLGELARLWMRSQPMIASFIRGMVTDVHDVDDLVQLVAETCARKFDKFDPQGCDQSFLRWSLSIARFEVLRYYKRQKRTAACFSPETMDAIAAEFERTESPQEDRLDALRKCLGNVTDRNRQLVEMRYFRDLHTDRIADRLGLTSSGVRVALHRTRQFLADCVQRKLEGAEYAE, from the coding sequence ATGGCACAAGAATCACTTCAAAACGAAGAGTGCGACCGCTTGGGAGAGTTGGCAAGACTTTGGATGCGAAGCCAGCCGATGATTGCTTCGTTCATTCGAGGTATGGTGACCGACGTGCATGACGTCGACGATCTAGTACAACTGGTGGCCGAAACCTGCGCCCGCAAGTTCGACAAATTCGACCCTCAAGGGTGCGATCAGTCGTTCTTAAGGTGGTCGCTTTCCATTGCTCGGTTTGAGGTTCTGCGATACTACAAACGGCAAAAGCGCACAGCGGCCTGCTTCAGTCCCGAAACGATGGACGCCATTGCTGCGGAATTCGAACGGACCGAAAGCCCCCAGGAGGATCGACTCGATGCCCTCCGGAAGTGTTTAGGAAACGTGACGGATCGCAACCGTCAACTTGTAGAGATGAGGTATTTCCGCGACTTGCATACCGATCGTATCGCTGACCGGTTGGGGCTAACCTCCAGTGGCGTTCGCGTAGCGCTTCACCGCACCCGGCAATTCTTGGCCGACTGCGTCCAGCGTAAATTAGAGGGGGCAGAGTATGCCGAGTGA
- a CDS encoding FecR family protein, with protein sequence MPSDSKQDKVVADFVDGVRNEDHYRCVEQWLKNDSDHLRAFVAQLRIEQDLHQLCLDDDVSRFLCTPLVDDRRSFKKSPITWLATIAASILLAVASYFVLRGDNNPGTPNPPLQASANRLLPATEPGGPRINAAILADANSSVGTVWNVENCVWTKGQTPLERGADLAAGSRLSVEQGNLSIVFGSGARVTLAGPCDLILKDSRSCLLRLGNLAASIPPSAIGFSVTTPSSVTIDLGTEFGVSVDERGSSEVHVFDGEVATHSIDRNGVPTGEVVRLTSSEAKHFEIGGTTLREFEANEARFVHAPHPSIPPNDLPTLPIADNLALWLAADKQVSLDETGHVAAWEDLLIGDNQVHDDALQPTLDFRPSWSPHALNGKPGVCFEGNGTFLLTTPMETTNEQTLFFVVSVDRSKRQIMQLINYNGPPERHVVYRKELPESGVLHLQAYLNHRQPPTSVSFVGFVFTGHDKEDPMTVFSTARCDSITPLGCDQPVVVAYRYSLKNQQATLTLNGQLEQSVVADAPIAILSRKVLGRHPSEVHYQTFSGVLAEVLIYNSALSDMQMQSISKFLANQYSIDVD encoded by the coding sequence ATGCCGAGTGATTCGAAACAAGACAAAGTTGTCGCCGATTTTGTAGACGGCGTTCGTAATGAAGACCACTACCGCTGCGTCGAGCAATGGTTAAAGAACGATAGTGACCACCTGCGAGCCTTTGTCGCTCAGTTGCGCATCGAGCAGGATTTGCATCAGCTATGCTTAGACGATGATGTCTCGCGGTTCTTATGCACTCCCCTTGTCGATGACCGGAGAAGTTTCAAGAAATCGCCTATCACGTGGCTAGCGACGATTGCGGCTTCGATTCTGTTGGCGGTTGCCAGCTATTTTGTACTGCGTGGTGACAATAATCCTGGCACGCCTAATCCCCCCCTACAAGCATCAGCTAACCGCCTCCTTCCCGCGACCGAGCCGGGCGGACCGAGGATAAATGCCGCCATCTTGGCAGACGCCAATTCCAGTGTCGGTACGGTATGGAACGTGGAAAACTGCGTTTGGACTAAGGGGCAAACACCGCTAGAACGCGGGGCCGACCTGGCTGCCGGATCGCGTCTATCGGTGGAGCAGGGCAATTTGAGCATCGTGTTTGGTAGTGGTGCCCGTGTGACGCTGGCTGGCCCCTGTGATTTAATCCTCAAGGATAGTCGAAGTTGCTTGCTTCGCTTGGGGAACCTGGCTGCCTCGATTCCTCCGTCGGCCATCGGGTTTTCGGTAACCACTCCCAGTTCGGTAACGATTGACTTGGGGACGGAGTTCGGCGTTTCGGTCGACGAGCGGGGCTCTTCGGAAGTCCATGTGTTTGATGGGGAGGTCGCCACCCATTCGATAGACCGGAATGGAGTTCCTACGGGGGAAGTCGTCCGCTTGACTAGCTCAGAAGCAAAACACTTTGAAATCGGGGGCACGACCTTACGGGAATTCGAAGCCAACGAGGCGCGATTTGTACACGCCCCTCATCCTTCGATCCCGCCCAATGATTTACCCACACTACCGATTGCGGATAATCTTGCCCTGTGGTTGGCTGCCGATAAACAAGTAAGCCTGGACGAGACTGGCCATGTGGCTGCATGGGAAGATCTGCTGATTGGCGACAATCAAGTGCACGACGACGCTCTGCAACCAACTCTTGATTTCCGTCCCTCCTGGAGTCCGCACGCTCTCAATGGAAAACCTGGGGTTTGTTTCGAGGGCAATGGGACGTTCCTCTTAACGACTCCGATGGAGACCACCAACGAACAAACCCTATTCTTTGTGGTGTCGGTGGATAGGTCCAAGAGACAAATTATGCAGTTAATCAACTACAATGGACCACCCGAACGGCATGTTGTCTATCGCAAAGAGCTTCCCGAATCCGGCGTGCTCCATCTGCAAGCCTACTTAAACCACCGCCAACCGCCAACTAGCGTCTCCTTCGTGGGCTTTGTCTTTACAGGCCACGACAAGGAAGACCCGATGACGGTCTTCAGTACCGCCAGGTGTGACAGCATTACACCATTGGGGTGCGACCAGCCGGTTGTGGTGGCTTATCGGTACAGTTTGAAGAACCAACAGGCAACCTTAACCCTGAATGGTCAGCTTGAACAATCGGTAGTTGCCGATGCACCTATAGCTATTCTCTCGCGCAAAGTCCTTGGCAGGCATCCCAGCGAAGTTCACTATCAAACGTTTTCTGGAGTGCTTGCAGAAGTACTCATTTACAACAGTGCGCTCTCCGACATGCAGATGCAAAGCATAAGCAAGTTTCTGGCCAACCAGTATAGTATTGACGTCGATTAG